The stretch of DNA GGTTGACCGTTATCCCGCCCACGGGTTCGCGGTCGAGCAACACGCGAACCGTGACGCCGCGCTGTTTCGCGGCGATGAGCGCGTCGGTGATTCGGGGCGACGAGAAGGTGTACCCCGCGAGGAGAATTCTGTGGTTTGCTGTGTGGATGGAGTCGAGTGTGGTGTTCGGCGCGTCCGGCAGCACGAACGTCGTGACGGCGGTGTTCTGCACGGAGACGGGCGAGAAATCGGTTGCTCCGAGCGGTTCCCACGTCCAGCCACGTTCGGTTCGCACCCAGCGTTCGCTCTCTGGAGCGTTTTGGTAGCTCACCTGTGCGACGCGGTTTCCGTTTTTTCGTAGCGTGAGCGTCTCGCCGCCGTTTGCGAGTTCGAGCGCGCGAGGGAGCGCGAAAATTCGATGGTCGGTGAGATTCGAGGCGCGGTCGGGATGCGCCGTCAGGGCGACGGTTCCGTGTAGGTTCTCGGTGGGCAGCGAAACGGTGTCTTCGCCGTCAGCGAGCGTCCAGTTGCCGGAGATATGGTCGGGAAATGAGATGACGACGAACTCGCCTGCATCGTCGTCGGCGACTGGATTCGGGTAGACCGCGACGAAGCTGGGCGAGTCGCTACTCGCCACAGCCGTGGCTGGGACGGCTGTGAGAACGAGTACGAATACGAGAACCACGCGGGCGAACACGCCCCGGAGTGGCCCCGGCTTCGTTCAAAAAGGTTCGGCTGGTTAGGCCGCGGGTTCGCTCTGGACTGCGAGCGCGTCGTCCGCCTTCTCGGCTTCGACCTGCACGATGTAGGACTTGTCTTCGTTGTAGCGGGCGACTTCCTCTAAGGCGGCTTCCGTTCCAATCTGGTTGAGCGCCCACGCGGCACTCGCGCGGACGTTGTCCGATTCGTCGTCGTCGAGCACGTCGCCGAGCGGGGAGACGGCACGAGTGTCTCCGAGCAGGCCGAGCGCGCGGGCGGCCTGACTGCGGACGCCTTCGTTCTCAGCGACGAGGTTGTTGGCGATGACCTGGGTGGCTTCTTCGTCGCCAATCTCGCCAAGCGCCTTCATCGTGACCTTCTGGAGCTGCGGGTCGTTGTCGGCTTCGACGTACTCGAGCAGCGTGTCGAGGGCGTCTGGGTTGCCAATCTTCCCGAGCACCTCAATCTGTGGCTTCTTGCGCTTCTGGGCCGGGCCGAGCATGGCCTCGTAGGCCTCCGGCGAGCCCAGGCGCTTTAGCGCCTCGATGCACCGTTCCTGCATGAAGTTCGATTCGAGCATGTCGAGCGCGAGGAGAATCATCTCCGGGTTGTTCCCCTGCTCGTAGATGCGGACCGCGGTGAGTTCCGGCGGGTAGTCTTTGCGGTTTTTCGGCGTGAGAACGTCGTAGAAGCCCTGTGCATCGAGCTTTTCGACGACGGTGAGGTCGTCCCACTCTTGGGCGTCCGCTAAGTCCTGTTTGAACGCCTCGGTCGCTTCGACGAGCGCGGCGATGGTCTCTGCGTCCTCATCTGCGTCGAGGCCAGCGCTCGAAACGGCTTCCGCGATGTCGTCGAGCGTGCTGAGCACGTCGAAGTGCGAGGGGCTTTTGACGCTAAAGGAGGCGTCGAGAATCTCGCCCATCGCGTCGGCGTAGGACTCGGTGGCTTCGACGACTTCGTCTTCACCTTGCTCGGTCCACTCGCCGTCTTCGATTTTGGTCTTTGCCTCTTCGATGTCGCTCACGACGTCTTCTGCGTACGGGCCGCGAGCGTCTTCGAGCGCGTCGCGCAGGTCGCTCAGTGTCGATTCCAGTTCCTCGCGGGGGTCGTCCTCGTCGTCCTCCGGTTCTGGGAGGTCTGCGGCTTCGAGGTCGGCTTCGATGGCGTCGAGCGTCGCCTCGACGTCGTCTAAGTCCGACTCGGTTTCGGCCGCGTCGAGGGATTCTTCGGCCTCGGTGAGGCGTTCCTCGAACGACTCGGGTGTTACGGCGGGTGCGTCCTCCGCGGGGGTCTCTGGTTCCTCGTCCCCGTTGCTCATATACGTGAACTTCCGGCAGGTCAACCTAAGAGCGTTTCCCTTCGGGCTTATCGCCAGTAAAAGCGCGGGGCCAACACGAGGTAGGCCACCGCGGCCACCAACAGGGCTTTCGGGAAAATGCGGTCGAGTGTGAGGGGGGCAAGAATGGCGAGTGCCTGAATCACACCCATCGCAATCGCGTCACGGGCGTACAGTTCCGGATACTGAATCGTCGTCACCATCAGGTAGGCGAACAGCCCCGCGAGCGCGACGAGCAGCGTCGCGTGCTGGAAGCCCGCGAGATACACGACTGCGAGAATCGTCCCGGCAAGCGTCGATTGGACGCCTTCGGTGGTGTTTTTAGCCACGTCGTAGGCGGTGTAGAGGCCGAGGCGGATGACCGCGGCGGCGACGAACAGTGCGGGAAGGGCGAGTGCGGCGATACCTCGTGGCGAGAGGTCACCGAGGACGAGCCCCCACTGGGCGTTGGCGACGCTCACGACGAACAGTGCGGGTGCGACGCCAAAGGAGGCCACGTCCGCGAGCGAGTCGAGATAGTCACCGACAGGTGTTCCGCCCATCTTGCGGGCGATAACGCCGTCTAAGCCGTCGGCAACGGCGGCGAGCAGTATCAGTCGCGCGGCGAGTGCGGGGTCTACCATCGCCACGGCCGCGGCGAGAAAGCCGAGCGCCGCGTTGGAAACCGTGACCACGTCTGCGAGACCCAACCGCCCGACGAAACGGGGCTGCATACTCTGGCGGTAGAGAGGTTCGGCCTTACCTCTTTATGTTCGGACACGACCAATCAGCGAGCATATATTGTTCCGGCGGTGAGCCTCTGGTATGCACCGGCGTGCGTTCCTCTCAACCGCCGCAACCGCACTGACCCTTTCTGTGGCTGGCTGTACGAGTTCGGGCCAGCCAGACGAGAACACTGACTTCGACATCGGTATGTCAGCAAACCGGTTTGAGCACCCGAACGACCCCTACGAGGTGCCCGTGGGCGAGCCAATTGTGTGGAAGAACACCGGTGGGCGGACCCACACCGTGACGGCCTACGATGCCGACATTCCCGAGGGCGCAGCCTACTTCGCCTCCGGCGCCTTCGAGTCAGAGCAGGAAGCTCGCGACGCGTGGATGGGCGACCTCGGCGGCTCGATTGCACCGGGCGAAACCTTCGAGTACACCCCGGAAGTGCCGGGCGAGTACACCTACTTCTGTGTCCCCCACGAACCCGGCGGCATGATTGCGACGTTCGTCGTCACTGAGTAACACTGTCGGCACGCCGAGTCCACAAAAGAAAGAGTACGGCTTACTCTTCGGTTTCTTCGTCGTCGTCCGCTGCGACTTCTTCTGCAACGTCGTCTTCGTCAACGCTGACAGAGGCTTCTTCCTCGGCCTCAACCTCGTCTGGGTGGGCTTCGAGGGTGAACTTCTGGATTTCGACGCGGCGCAGTGGGTAGATGGTCTTCGCCTCTGCGTAGATTGCAGAGGAGATGCGACCGTCTACGATGCTGTCGACAATCTGCTCGTAGGTGTGGTCCTCGATGGTCTCTTCGACCATCGTGATCATCTGCTTGCGGATTGCGTGTTCCTGACTGTGGTCTGCGCGCTTGGTCGTGAGCGCGAGTGGCTGAATCTCGACGCGGTAGCCATCTTTCGTGATGGCCGTGATGTTCGCGTCGATTTTCGAGGCACCGCGGCGGACGAGGCTGCGCAGGTAGTCACGGGTGAGTTCGTGTTTGACGAACTCGGTGTACGCGGCGTCGCTGCCGACGTCGTTCACCTTGAAGGTGAGTTTGGTGTTGTTCTTGCTGGCGTCGTTCGTAAGTTCGCCAAGCGTCGTTTCGATGGTTCGGTCGTAGACCTTCTCGGGTTCGTCAGCAGGCGTCTGACCGAGCTCTGCGCGGTCGAACTGCTCAGGTGCGAGCACCTTGTACCAACGCTTCTGCTGTTTTCGTCGAGAAACGGATCGTTCACTCATTGTTGGATTCTGTTTTCGGGTTGTTCGTAAGCTGTGCTGCCACCGTGAGGTTCACCACGTAGTCGTCAACGGTCGACTGCAGGCCGCCGGTTGTCTCGCGCTCGACGGTCATCTCGATGGTATCATCGGTGACCGTCATGCGCATCTCTGGCGTGTTGTCCGGCGCGAGCGCCGCCGCAACCTGTGCGGCGTGCTCGTGCGTCGTCCGGATGGTAGCGCGCTTCATTGTGCCTCCCGGAACGCCGTGACGAACTCCGAAGCCGACACGTCGGCTTCGAACTCGGCGTAGCCCTGTCTGTCGCGGCCGCCGCCGGTTCCGGAGACGGCGGTCGCGGCGGTTGCCATCTGTTCGCCAATCTGTCCCTGTTCTTCGGTCGCGCACGCGGCGGCTTTCCCTTCCGAGACGACCAGCGCCACGGGTTCCGGCGAGCGGAAGTCCCGAAGCAGGCGGGCCGTCGTGCGGACGGGTGCCGGCTCACCCTCTGCGGATTCGATGCGTGCAACGAACAAGCCGTCGTACCGGCCAGTCGTCGCCCCGCGAAGTGCGGTGTGCGCCCGTTTTGCGTGGGCGCGCCACGCGTCCAAGGCGGGCGTTTTCACATCGTGTCCGAGAGCGAGCGCGAGCGCCGTGCCGGGCGCTTCGCGGGCGACCACATCGAGGACGTCTGCGAACCCCTCGACCGTGGTAAACGGGCCATCGGTCGCGTGGGGGTGCAGCGCGCGTTCGACTGCCTCTGCGGCTCGTGGCGTCGCCCCGTCAGCCGAGACGGTTTCGAGGGCGAGCAACGAGGCGAGGCGTCGCTGTGCGCGCGTGTCGAGGTCAACAGGTAACTCAAGGTCAGCAAGCGACGCGGTCACGGCTCCTTCGTTCCCGGAGAACGAGGCGTGAGCGAGCGTCGTGTGTGCGAGGCCGTTTGCGAGGTCGGCGGTCGGAATTCCGACGCCGGGTCGCTGGGTCACGAGGTCGCGCGACTGTGCGCGATCGAGGACCTCCGCATACTCGCTTGGATGTCCCTCTGCGGCGACGACGCCCGCGAGGGCGAGTACCGGGTCGGGATCTGCAGCGAGTTCGCGGGCCGCGGCCTCTGCAAGAACGCTTGCTGGCTCCGTGCTGGCGGCGATGGCACCGTCGTACGACGGGTGAGTCCCGCCGACGAGGAGTGTGGTGACGTCGTCCGTGTTGTCCGGTCGCGCGAGGTTCCCAGAGCGGGCGACGCTCGCTTGGAATGGGACGCCCGCATCGCTCAACGCGCGGGCGATGAGGCCCGTCGCGGCGAGCGCATCACCGTCTGCGTGGGCGACGAACCGAACAAAGTCGGCGTCGCGGCAGAGAGCAGCGATTTCACTCGCGTCGGGGGCGTCTGGTCCAGTGCGACCGGTTGCGGACATGGATTACGCGAGAATCTCTTTGGCGTCTTCGTACTCGTACTTGAAGTCCGCCGCAAGCTTGTTGCCGCGGTAGTACGAGACCAGTCGGCGTACTTTCGATTCGGTGTTCTGGAGCGCGCGCTTGTTCTGGTGGTCGTTCGGGTTCTCCTCCATGTGGTCACGGAGGCGCACGGCGCGCTCCATGAGGTTACGGAGGTCTTCGGGGAGGTCACTGGTTGCGTCATTCTCGTCGAGAATTTCGGTGACCTTCTTGCCCGTCGCCAGCTTGACGTTCGGGACAGGCGTGCCCTGAACGCCCTCGTCACGGAGTTTGAGTCCGATGACGGCTGGGGTGTGACCCTGTTCTGCAAGTTCGACGACGCGTTCTTCGACTGCGTCTGCGTCGACGTCGCTCCACTCCGGTGGTTCGTCAGCCACGGGTCGGTCCGATTTGGACGAGCCGCGGCGTCGAGTGTGCATTCGTGCCATAGTTGAGGATAGGAACCGCACAGACCGCTCTAGATGTTTCGGCGCGGGACGCGCCGGACACTACCGCAATCCCTGAGCCGTGCAATGGCACGGCGATGTCAGATTTGCGGCCGTGTTGTTCCCACGAGTAGTTCACCTCCTGAGCCACTAAACGGTTTCTATGCGGATTTTCCGGGCACGCGAGGGTGGTTCGATGGGTTTATGAACAACCACCGGAAAGCGAATATTGCTGGCGCGGGCTTGTAGATCAGGGGTAGATCACTCCCTTGGCATGGGAGAGGCCCCGGGTTCAAATCCCGGCAAGTCCATAGTTTTCTGACGGCGCAAAATCGACGAGCGTAGCGAGTCGCTGCGCCGTCGATAGCTATACGACGCAGCCGGGATTTGAAGCCCTGGAAGACGCAGTCTCCGAACGAAGTGAGGGGAACCGTCTTTCTCCGGGTTCATTTCTCTAAGCGACTCTGCCGCTTCGAAGTTCGAACCTCCAAAGACCGTGTTCTCTTTCGGCAAGTCAATTGCTCCTTGATGTCATATGGACAATATATTATGAGAGTTGTGAGAAACAGCGATCATCGAAGAGGACCTGACATTTTTTGTGTCGTTTCATTGCAAACGAGTTTTAAGTTCTAACCCAAATTGAGATTCCTCGATTATACGTCGCTTTCTGCTTGTATTCCTTCATAACAGCGTCACAAATTCTTGGAGAGCGATCACACCCTCGGAGAACAACCACAGGGGGTTGCTCCGTCTCAAGCTCCTGGATTACGCTTCCAGACGTAAATGAATTATTCCGATTTATTGGAAGGTAGTATACATTTTCCCCCAATGGTTGCCGACCGCTCAGGAAGTAATATTGTGGCTCAGCAGTCACAACGAGTAAATTCTCGCTACCATGAGATAATCTATTAATGTCTGATGCAATTGCTTGTTGGTCATCTAGACTGAAGCCAGTAGCTTGGTGGTGAGCATTTGTTACCCCAATCAGAGTTGGAGTGAATAGAATCAAGAATATAAGAATAACACAGGTTCTCGTCCATGGTGTGGCGACTTTATAGCTGGTAACTTGGTTGAGAAAATGTGCAATATCGTCCAGGAACAGTGCTGTAAGAAGAACTGCGAATGGGAGTGGCTGGATGAAATAATGTCCATACTGTCGAAGGAGGAGAGGGAGGAGTGAAAGTACGAAGAGTATTCCAGTGATCGAACGCCCGAACCCATCTCGTTTCCAATAACTTACGAGGAGCCCACCAACAGCTCCGATCCACACTAGCGAAACAGGGTTAATTTGTAAATGGATGATTTCAAAGGCTGTCTGAAGAGAGTTTCCTGAATACGATTTATTCACTACAACTGTCCAAAACAGCAAGTCGTCAAATGCATCTTGAGCTAAGAAAAAAATTGCGATGAGAAGTCCCGGGACAGAGATTCCGAGGAGTATATATGCTAAATTTCGACGTTTTTCTTGACAAAGAACGAAATATCCGAGAACTCCAATAACAGTTAACAGTGCGGTTTGTTTGTATGCACATGCAATCCCAGCGGTTAGACCAATAATGAAATAGATACGTGACTGACCACGGTCTGCGTAGGTGGCTGTCAGGAGTGTTGCCATTGACCAAAGTGCAACAAATTGTTCGGTGAGTATCCAGAGACCTTGATATGCGGTTAGGCAAGCGAGATATAATGAACCGGCAAGTAATCCGGCGTGGAGTGAGGAAAGACGTCTGCCTACCAGCACAATAAGCACTGCTGTTGCAGCATTTGTCAGATATAGGAGGAGTCGAGCCGGATAAATTGATTTTTCAATAGCCAACGCAGCAGCAATCGTGTAGTAAATTCCTGGGGGTTTGTGATCAACGAGATTAGCGTATGGGAGGGATCCTTGTAAGATGCCGTTTGCGATTGTGAGAAAGGCCCCAGTATCGCGTGGTATTCTAATTGGAAGAAACAGTGTTTGATACCAAATCAAGAGGACAAGAAAGCTGCCAAGACTGGCGGTTAATATGGCTGTAAGGAGGTGTGAGTGTTTGTTGAGATCTTGTATGATTCTTGTAAAGTCGCCCACGTGAAGTTCTTGTTCAACAAAATACACCAGGGATATTAAATATTATTTAGTTGTATTTCCAACAACTACTTCTGATATTTTGGGATATTTCGACTCTTGCAAGGTAAAAATCAGGCATTGCCTTTTTCACCGGCCTTATCACTATAAAAAATACAAGACTTCTTTAGCAGTCGTTCTGTAACGATGAATAGAATGTCGGTGAAGCGTCGCTTGTACGAGAATCTCTTCAGTCCTATTCTCGATATTTGGACTGCAAAACGATTGCGGACAGAAGGCTACTATCAGATATCTCCAATCAATCCCAAAATACAAGAATTTCAACTTTGGCTACCTGGAAACGGTGCATTCCAGCGGAAGCGGATGCGGGGGGAGTTAGAACCTGAAGTACTAGACCTGCTAGTCAACCATATTTCTCCGGGTGATACCGTGTTTGATGTTGGTTCTGCGTGGGGATATTTCGCACTTGCAATTAGCACCCTTGACACGGACGTTTACGCGTTTGAAATCGATGAAGAGCGCGTTAGACATATTGAGGAATCTGCGGAGCGATCCGACCTTTCTGTAACTGCGACTGCAGGAGCAGTTGGAACTGAGATACTCCTTGATGAGTATCCAACACCTGATGTAGTGAAGATGGATATTGAAGGGTGGGAATACAAAGCACTCGTGACGGCGCCAAACCTACTACGTGCAAAACCAACACTCATTATTGAGTTACACAGCCCAGATGTGTCGCTTGCAGGCTCACACTCCGCCGAAATTTCCGAAATTTATACACTTCTAGAGGAGTACGGCTATGATATTACAGAACTTGACAAACGTGGCGATAATAACTACCACATACTCGCACAGTAAGCAAACCAGTCTGTACTATAACTCATCTAGTTCTATACACCATTTCTGACCATCAACTGATAAATTAGTACCTTCGCAAAACCGAGTAGCACAGTGTTTCAGAAAATAACGCGAGGCTGAGCGGGACTAACGTAGTACGGTTTTGAGTTGAGTTGCGAAATATTCAGCGACGAACTGCCGTTTATCTCACCCAAGTAAGTAGCTTTGAGTTACACTGGTGACACGTCTGCTATCTATCGTATAACTAACACCGGACTATTCGTAGTCGGGTTGTCATGAAGCAGAGAATGGCAGGGGTGAAGGTCGCCCAATCTGTAATCCGGTCGCCGGAGACGTTCTATGCGGGTCTCGAACCGTCCGGAAGCTACCGATTCCCCCTGATTTACGCTGCCGCATCAGCGTTGATTGGTGGGATTGTGTTTGGGGGGTTGAGCCTCGTGTTCGAAGTGGAATTGCTCACGGACACCCTCCGAAGCCTACCGGCTCGAATCCTCGTGTTTGCCGCGCTCGGCTATCTCGCCTTCCTCAGCCATGCGCTCGGGACGCACGTTGCCGCGGCCGTGTTCGGCGCACACGGCTTTCACAAGACCGTTGAGGCGATGGCGTATCCAACCGTGTTGCTGCTAACGTTCGCGTGGATTCCCGCCATCAACCTCGTCGTTGGCCTCTATGGCCTCTCGTTGCAGGTACAGGGACTCAGGAAGCTCCACCGGATGAACGGGTCGCTCGCGCGAAAGTCGGTCGTGCTCGGCCTCGTGTTCGGCGTCGTGTTCCTTCTCGCGTTTATCGCCATTATCGGTGCACTGGCCGTACTCATTCTTCCTCCTGGAAGCCTGAGCTGACGGCTCATCCAGCGCCCTTGCCCAGTAATATTCGCAAGACCAACTGAACAGTAACACTGCATTCGGCCGAGATATCCACTACGTTCATCACGTCAGCGAAACGTGGTGTAGCCAATGAGCGAGGAGGGACTCACCGTCGAAACCCAGCCTGCAGAGGCCGTCTTTGCACTGCTCTCGAACGATACACGCATCGAAATTCTTCGGGTGCTTGCCGCCGCAGACGGGCCACTGCCGTTCTCTGAACTCTACGACAGAGTCGGGCTGCGCGACTCTGGGCAGTTCAACTACCACCTCCAGAAGCTCGCGGGCACGTTCATCAAACAGGGGGACGAGGGGTATGAACTCACCATCGCGGGCATGCAGGTCGTCGGGGCGCTCATCGCCGGAACCTACACGGCGACCGCAACGCTCGACCCAATCGAACTCGATGACCCGTGCCCAAAATGTGGGACTCGCTCGGTTGTCGTTACCTACAATGACGAACATGCCCACGTCACCTGTACCGCCTGTGACGAGTTTCACAACCAGTACTCGTTTCCACCAGGGACGCTCAGTCAGTACGACCGGGCCGAACTTCCCGCAGCGTTCGACCGCTGGATTCGCGTCCTCTTCTACCACATTACTGCGGGATTTTGTGTGAACTGTGCTGGCCGGCTCTCGGGTTCGCTTGACGCTGCCAACGACCCACCCCGATTCGAGTGGCGGTGTGAACGGTGTGGTGACATCGCCATTGCGGAGGTGTCGTCGCCTGTGTTCTTCCACCCTGCGCTCCAAGGCTTCCTCTACGACCGCGGAATCGGCCCAAAGGAAACGCCAACGTGGCGATTGTTTGGGTCAGACGAACTGGAAATCACTACAGACGACTCCGGCGTGACGATTGCAATTACGATAGACGCCGAAACACTGACGGCGACGATAGATACAACGGGCATGGTCACGAGCGTCAGTCGAACCGACCGGTAACAGAAAACACCGCGTCCGTCGCACCTAGAATTATCACGGAGGGCGATGAGCACTCTAGCGATGGATTCAGACACCTATGACGACCTCATTCAGTCGCTGACGCCCCACGAAGCCGCCGGTGGCGTGACGACCTACCGGAACACGGTGCGCATCGCGTGTCCTGCCTGCGACAAACCGTTCGACGACCTCGTCGTCTGCGAAGACGAGTACAACAGCCTCGAACTGAGTCGGTTGCTCGACCTCTGTGTCTCGACGCACGACGACGACGTGCTGTTGTTCACCCACCAACAGTGAGCGACCTGTAATTGAACCTAGCTTTTTGGACTGTCAGCGCGTCTGTCTAGACATGAACAACACGCACCCTGCGAGGATGACAGCGGACGAGATTCACGAACTGCTCGACCACGGTGGCTCGGGTGTGCTTTCGCTTGCAAGGAACGGAGATGCCTACGCGATTCCAATTTCCTACGGCTTCGACCCCGGTTCGACTCGATTCTACTTTCGCCTTGGCTACGGCAAAGAGAGCGAAAAACGCGGCTACGTCGAACACACCCAGACAGCGAGACTTGTCGTGTACGAGAACGTAGACGAGGAGTGGAACAGCGTCATTGCGGCCGGAACGCTGCGCGAGATTTCAGACGACGAATTGAACCTCGAAGTCGTCCGCGCGCTTCGCCAAGCAGACCTGCCGCTGCTCGATATCTTCGACACGCCACGCGACGAACTCGTGTTCTCGATGTACGCCCTCGACGTGGCGGAGTTGACGGGGCGGAAAACGGCTGCTCACTCGATGTAGCGCGGCGATTCTTCCGTGTCGTCGGCCGCCTCTGCGTTTGCACGCTCCTCGCGCATCCGCTCTACGTCGTCTTCTCGAATCCGCACTGTCAAGACGGGTGCGTCTGCATTTCTGACGACTTCTTCTGCGACACTGCCAAGGATGCGCTTGTGCTCCCCCGTCCGCCCGTGGGTCCCCATCACGATGAGGTCGATATCCTCTTCGTCTGCGTATTCGAGAATCGCCTCGTGTGGGACGCCTTGGAGCAGTTCGTAGATGGTTGGAACGTCCTCGCCCTCCGCTTCGATGCGCGATTCGACCGTGGCCAGCGCGCGTTGGCCCTCTTCGATGAGCAGGTCGATGATGCGTTGTTGGGTTTCCTCGGGGAGAATGATGTACGACCGTACATCGACGATGTAGACGACGTGCACCGTCGCGCCGCTTTGTATCGCCTGATAGAGACATTGGGTGAGTACGTTCGCCATCCCGAGACTCCCATCAGTTGGAAACAGAATTTTGTCGTACATCTCGGCTACTGATACTGTCGCGTGGGAACGATATAGCCTTCTTGCTGGTTATAATTCTGACACATCAAAATGTTATTATTTAATCAATTACCAGATTATTTTATTGTCTGATAGACTATGGTTGTACTAATGACTGGGCCATCCGGGCTGCGAGCATTCATCTCGCGCTCTCTCACTCGTGACGCTCGTGGACAATCAGCGCCCATCGGCACTGTCCTTCTTCTCATTATAGTGTTACTTGGGACGACCGCCGTCGCTGCCTTAGGCG from Haladaptatus sp. ZSTT2 encodes:
- a CDS encoding universal stress protein, which produces MYDKILFPTDGSLGMANVLTQCLYQAIQSGATVHVVYIVDVRSYIILPEETQQRIIDLLIEEGQRALATVESRIEAEGEDVPTIYELLQGVPHEAILEYADEEDIDLIVMGTHGRTGEHKRILGSVAEEVVRNADAPVLTVRIREDDVERMREERANAEAADDTEESPRYIE